In one window of bacterium DNA:
- a CDS encoding DUF885 domain-containing protein, with protein sequence MKRILRVIALGLVGILLAASLFLAKTFWSKPFSIDHFFLRELVLLVVDHPMLLSFARVLEPYDLDYYSDELEDFSLEADRREARRARSALEGLREFSEDDLDPSQRISHDILAWWLEHQVTGERFLQHPYPVNAFDGSQSFLPDFMVNVHQVNDLGDAGSYLARLEAIPAALDQLTERVEAAATAGILPPRFVLTRVREGLVELTQAEASDSPLVTKLKTRLPELSDVPDPAGWIERARAVVAEGIQPAYLRMDAVLARFEAESNDDAGVWRLPDGDAYYHWALRGHTSTSLTPDEVHQLGLREVARIHGEMKKVFAERGTPTDAPIAALQALALEPTQRYPDSDEGRTQILADYQTIIDELWERLPDWFEHLPRAPVAVERVPSFRENGSAGAYYNPPPLDGSKPGIFYKNLANVEESPRFGMRTLAFHEAVPGHHLQIALAMENPDLPLFRRFLPFTAFVEGWALYAERLASEVGLLPTPADHLGQLQAENFRAVRLVVDTGLHAKRWTREEAIEYMVSKTGIARSDVVREVERYVVAPGQACAYKIGQLKLLELRARAREALGDGFELKAFHDLVLGGGSRPLEVLEQEVDAWIADGGM encoded by the coding sequence ATGAAACGCATCCTCCGAGTCATCGCCCTCGGCCTGGTGGGCATTCTTCTCGCGGCTTCCTTGTTCCTCGCCAAGACGTTCTGGAGCAAGCCGTTCTCGATCGATCACTTCTTCCTGCGCGAGCTGGTGTTGCTGGTCGTCGATCACCCGATGCTGCTCTCGTTCGCGCGCGTGCTCGAGCCCTACGATCTCGACTACTACTCGGACGAGCTCGAAGATTTTTCGTTGGAAGCCGATCGGCGGGAGGCTCGCCGCGCGCGCAGCGCCCTCGAAGGGCTGCGAGAGTTCTCGGAGGATGATCTCGATCCGAGTCAACGGATCTCTCATGACATCCTCGCATGGTGGCTCGAACATCAGGTCACCGGGGAGCGCTTCCTGCAGCACCCCTATCCAGTCAATGCGTTCGACGGCTCGCAGAGCTTCCTGCCTGATTTCATGGTGAATGTTCACCAGGTGAATGATCTCGGCGATGCAGGAAGCTATCTCGCGCGGCTGGAAGCCATCCCGGCCGCCCTCGATCAATTGACCGAGCGGGTCGAAGCCGCGGCAACCGCGGGCATCCTCCCGCCGCGTTTCGTTCTGACGCGGGTGCGCGAAGGGCTGGTCGAGCTGACACAGGCCGAGGCCTCCGACAGCCCCCTGGTCACGAAATTGAAGACTCGCCTACCCGAGCTCTCCGATGTTCCGGATCCGGCGGGTTGGATCGAACGTGCCCGTGCGGTGGTCGCCGAGGGAATCCAGCCAGCCTACCTCCGCATGGATGCAGTGCTGGCGCGTTTCGAGGCCGAGAGCAACGATGATGCGGGCGTGTGGAGGTTGCCCGATGGTGACGCCTACTATCACTGGGCACTCCGCGGGCATACGTCGACCTCGCTCACGCCGGACGAGGTCCACCAGCTCGGGCTTCGCGAGGTCGCGCGCATCCACGGCGAGATGAAGAAGGTGTTCGCAGAGCGCGGAACACCGACCGATGCGCCGATTGCTGCTCTCCAGGCATTGGCTCTGGAACCCACCCAGCGCTATCCCGATAGCGACGAGGGCCGCACGCAGATCCTGGCCGACTATCAAACGATCATCGATGAACTCTGGGAGCGTCTCCCCGATTGGTTCGAACACCTCCCTCGCGCCCCGGTCGCCGTGGAGCGGGTACCGAGCTTCCGCGAGAACGGCTCCGCCGGCGCCTACTACAACCCGCCTCCCCTCGATGGCTCGAAGCCGGGGATCTTCTACAAGAACCTCGCGAACGTGGAGGAGAGCCCGCGCTTCGGTATGCGCACGCTGGCATTCCACGAGGCGGTACCCGGTCATCACCTGCAGATCGCCCTGGCCATGGAGAATCCGGATCTTCCGCTCTTCCGTCGCTTTCTCCCGTTTACCGCATTCGTCGAAGGTTGGGCGTTGTACGCCGAGCGATTGGCTTCCGAGGTCGGCCTCCTGCCGACCCCCGCGGATCATCTCGGTCAACTACAAGCCGAGAACTTCCGTGCCGTCCGCCTGGTCGTCGATACGGGCCTTCATGCCAAGCGATGGACCCGGGAAGAGGCCATCGAATACATGGTCTCCAAGACGGGAATCGCCCGCAGCGATGTGGTGCGTGAAGTAGAGCGCTACGTGGTCGCGCCAGGCCAGGCGTGTGCCTACAAGATCGGCCAGCTGAAGCTGCTCGAGCTTCGCGCTCGCGCCCGGGAAGCACTTGGCGACGGATTCGAACTCAAGGCTTTTCACGACCTGGTGCTCGGTGGCGGCTCGCGGCCGCTGGAGGTTCTCGAGCAGGAGGTCGATGCCTGGATCGCGGACGGGGGGATGTGA